A DNA window from Streptomyces parvus contains the following coding sequences:
- a CDS encoding response regulator transcription factor — MTENTEATGGPERRVRVVLVDDHRMFRTGVQAEIGRTEETGVEVVGEAADADQAVTVITATRPEVVLLDVHLPGGGGVEVLRRCAPLMGAVENPVRFLALSVSDAAEDVIGVIRGGARGYVTKTITGTDLVDSVFRVQEGDAVFSPRLAGFVLDAFASTDAPPVDEDLDRLTQREREVLRLIARGYAYKEIAKQLFISVKTVESHVSAVLRKLQLSNRHELTRWATARRLV, encoded by the coding sequence ATGACCGAGAACACCGAAGCCACCGGGGGCCCGGAGCGACGGGTACGGGTCGTGCTCGTCGACGACCACCGGATGTTCCGCACCGGGGTGCAGGCCGAGATCGGCCGCACCGAGGAGACCGGCGTCGAGGTGGTCGGCGAGGCCGCCGACGCCGACCAGGCCGTCACCGTCATCACCGCGACGCGCCCCGAGGTCGTCCTCCTCGACGTCCACCTCCCGGGCGGCGGCGGCGTCGAGGTCCTCCGCCGCTGCGCCCCTCTGATGGGCGCGGTGGAGAACCCGGTCCGCTTCCTCGCGCTGTCCGTGTCGGACGCCGCGGAGGACGTCATCGGCGTGATCCGGGGCGGTGCCCGCGGCTACGTCACCAAGACGATCACCGGCACCGACCTCGTCGACTCCGTCTTCCGGGTCCAGGAGGGCGACGCCGTCTTCTCCCCCCGCCTGGCCGGCTTCGTCCTCGACGCCTTCGCCTCCACGGACGCCCCGCCGGTCGACGAGGACCTGGACCGCCTCACCCAGCGCGAGCGCGAGGTCCTGCGGCTGATCGCCCGCGGCTACGCCTACAAGGAGATCGCCAAGCAACTGTTCATCTCGGTGAAGACGGTGGAGTCGCACGTCTCGGCGGTGCTGCGCAAGCTCCAGCTCTCCAACCGGCACGAACTGACCCGCTGGGCGACGGCGCGACGGCTGGTCTGA
- a CDS encoding C40 family peptidase, whose protein sequence is MAAHRRSAHRKPKQRPLTGPAARTAATLALAGAATAGSVTGAGAAPAEPAPTAAQVKAKVDRLYHDAEVATEKYNGAKEKADAATRTVDALTDEAARRTGRLNTARHALGSLATAQYRSGTLDPALQLALSSDPDAYLERASYLDRAGDRQTGLLRSIKRQVSRIAQVKARADQETERLAARRTELREHRTAVRAKLADARQLLDTLTADERADFERSADARHGGGPGHADRSTARSGPASAPDSRAGQAIAFAHGAIGKPYVWGATGPNAFDCSGLTQAAWKAAGVSLPRTTYTQINAGRRIPRSQLAPGDLVFFYSGISHVGLYIGGGQMIHAPRPGAPVRIAPIDQMPFAGATRVA, encoded by the coding sequence GTGGCAGCGCACCGCAGGTCAGCTCATCGAAAACCCAAGCAGCGCCCGCTCACCGGCCCTGCTGCCCGCACCGCCGCCACCCTGGCGCTCGCCGGGGCGGCCACCGCCGGCTCGGTCACCGGGGCGGGCGCGGCCCCCGCCGAACCGGCTCCCACCGCGGCACAGGTCAAGGCGAAGGTCGACCGGCTCTACCACGACGCCGAGGTCGCCACCGAGAAGTACAACGGGGCGAAGGAGAAGGCGGACGCCGCGACCCGCACCGTCGACGCCCTGACCGACGAGGCCGCCCGCCGCACCGGCCGCCTCAACACCGCCCGGCACGCGCTCGGTTCGCTGGCCACCGCGCAGTACCGTTCCGGCACCCTGGACCCGGCCCTGCAACTGGCGCTCTCCTCCGACCCCGACGCCTATCTGGAACGCGCCTCCTACCTCGACCGGGCGGGCGACCGGCAGACCGGGCTGCTGCGGAGCATCAAGCGGCAGGTCTCCCGGATCGCCCAGGTCAAGGCCCGCGCCGACCAGGAGACCGAACGCCTCGCCGCCCGCCGCACCGAACTGCGCGAGCACCGCACCGCGGTCCGGGCCAAGCTGGCCGACGCCCGGCAGTTGCTGGACACCCTCACCGCCGACGAGCGCGCCGACTTCGAGCGCTCCGCCGACGCCCGGCACGGCGGCGGCCCGGGCCACGCCGACCGCTCCACGGCCCGCAGCGGTCCGGCCTCGGCCCCCGACTCCCGTGCCGGGCAGGCCATCGCCTTCGCCCACGGCGCGATCGGCAAGCCGTACGTCTGGGGCGCGACCGGCCCGAACGCCTTCGACTGCTCCGGCCTCACCCAGGCGGCCTGGAAGGCGGCGGGCGTGAGCCTGCCGCGCACCACCTACACCCAGATCAACGCCGGCCGGCGCATCCCGCGCTCCCAACTGGCCCCCGGCGACCTGGTGTTCTTCTACTCCGGGATCAGCCACGTCGGCCTCTACATCGGCGGCGGCCAGATGATCCACGCCCCGCGTCCGGGAGCACCGGTACGCATCGCGCCGATCGACCAGATGCCGTTCGCGGGCGCGACGCGGGTGGCGTAG